cggattGCCCACAGgtattaggttctactgaacctaatagctcagggctcacggtgcggaattccacaccgtgaaatctcccgtcctcgccCGCGGCATGCTGTATGTGCCGCggatgtacgcgcggacggcttccattgcagtcaatggaagccttccgttcacgctatcttctgctgtagcacagcggaagatagtgtgaaatcgCCTCTCTGCCTACCGCCGTGTCATGTGGCGTGgctggcgtgtcacatgacgctgcggcgcctTATGCGGGAGTgaggacgccggatccacaggtaagtttggggggcgccgtgacgggctccgcggcAGAATtccacggccgtgtgcagccggctttaagTGGCAGAACTGAATGAACTGGCGACACTTTTGCCTACAGTAAGAGGTGCAGCTCATCGCTCTAATCTCTTGTATGCTCCTccgttgtttgctcagctgggcgtgtgtttaggcGGTTGTTAttgctgagcaaacatctggctgcgcattgttctccttgcggcTGAGTAAACATTCTACTCAGTAAACAAACCCGCCGCTGGAAACGCAGAACGTACCGTGTTCAAGCTGAAAGACTCTCCAGCGGTCGGACGATGGACTCTATGCCAGCCTAGTTGTGCACACGGTGCCATCCGACCCATACAGACGTTTCAGGGCCATTTTCCACGGGCCGGTCTGTCGGGTGCTAAGCAGGCTAGAGACCAGGTCCGTTGACCAGTACTGTCCGTGTACGTATGGCCTTAGTAATAGGAGGTCGTGGACCTTTCATAcatccactgcctgtttacatggccgCACCGTCCCGTCCTCTGCATGCAGACACTGAATGACAAGCGAACCAATCCTCATCCCTCGGTGTAAATGTGCGCACGGACTGACCGGCAATCGGTTTTATTGCTGCGTGTACAAGGGCTCTTGTAGAGTCGGCTGAACCGGCGGTGGACACAGATGTGACCACCAGGACGGCAGCCGCTCGGTAGACCTTCGTCAGGTAGCGGGGTGACATTGAACAAAGGTCATCTGCCAGCGGTGTCCCCTCACAGGAATGCTGGCCGTCCTGCTGTCTCCCCCCTCCAGCCGCCGCAGGCTTGTGTTCTCTGCCAGCAAGGCCTGGCGGTCTGTAAGCACACAGCTACAGATTAGGCTGGAGGTGACCTTGGGTGAGTCACAGGACTGACGGGTGTTGCCATCAGCAGACTGGAGAAGGTCCGAGCTGCAATTAGTCCTCGCCGcgaggggggagacaaaagcgtATTCTCTCACCTCACTAGCAGTCTGCAGCGCTTCTATAGCCGCGGCGTAAAGCCTTGTGTGCCTGGAATCTAGCTCTGTTCACGGAGGGTTATGTGACGGCCGCTGAGGCGTGCCGGGTCCCTTTATAGCCAGCAGTGTATATAGACAAGTAGTATACGCTATAATGGCCACCTAGACTCACTTGCACTTGGTGCACTCTGCATGTACGCGGCTCGCCTCATGGGGGGTAgtagggcatgttcacataggACGGGTTTCATGCAGACTTCTCATTTACAGGAGCAGCAAATGTTTGAGGGCTTCAGGATGGCCTGCCCACGCTGCAGAAAAATCATTAAACAGACCGGCTGCGGTCTAAGGTCTGCCCGGATACACCGCAGCGTCCGCCTCTAAGTGACGGATCAGTTCTGCCTTAATCGAGGAGCTGTAGGAGGGGAGCGCTCTGGGGGGCGAGGAGCTGTAGGAGGGGAGCGCGCCACAGACCCAAAAATGGTCCCGAAGTGAGATGCCACAAAACTTTGGTGCGTTTGCTAACAGCATCGCCCCTTGGTCTATTAGTCGGGACTCCTTTTAGTGTACCTGACAAAGGTCAACAGCTGCTCTACAAGTGCCCAAATGTCATGGGTAAAGGGCGGCCGCTGGAGTGACACCGGACCCGCCGCGCCTGTTGCTGTATATTAAGTTCGGCACCAGACCCTTGCCGGTGCGCTCGGAGGGGGGCGGCTAACTTTGCCATTCCCACGGCTTGTCGTGTGCTGGAAGGCTTCATGGCGTCAGCGTCTCTCGCCCGGCACCCCTCTTTCATGTAGTGACATTAGAAGTGACATGGGTTAAATGAGTGGGGCCGGtgctgccccctacaggccagtTTTGAGCGCCCTGTGATGCATGAGGTCTTAGGGCTGCTGTGACTTTGCCAATGGGGACAAACGCTTGCTGACTGGGAATATTGCATTGATCTGGCTACTGGAATCGTAAAAATGGCCCAAGCAGCACCTGCTTACTACGGCTTCACCTGTGAGGTATAGGCATCCAACGCAGCCCGGCCCCTCACCTCAATATGTGGCCCTTGACCAGGGCCGGACACGGAAGGAGAATGCAGCCAGTGCTTGCCTCTAGGCTGGCTGCGGGGCGTGGGGCTGCCTGCGGCGACGCTTCTCTTGCCTCTAGGCTGGCTGCGGGGCGTGGGGCTGCCTGCGGCGACGCTTTTCTTGCCTCTAGGCTGGCTGCGGGGCGTGGGGCTGCCTGCGATGCCGCCTCTCTTGCCCCTATTCTGCCGGCGGCGCCGCCTCTCTTGCCCCTATTCTGCCGGCGGCGCCGCCTCTCTTGCCCCTATTCTGCCGGCGGCGCCGCCTCTCTTGCCCCTATTCTGCCGGCGGCGCCGCCTCTCTTGCCCCTATTCTGCCGGCGGCGCCGCCTCTCTTGCCCCTATTCTGCCGGCGGCGCCGCCTCTCTTGCCTCTAGGCTGGCCGCGGGGTGTGGGGCTGCCTGCGGCGCCGCCTCTCTTGCCCCTATTCTGCCGGCGGCGCCGCCTCTCTTGCCCCTATTCTGCCGGCGGCGCCGCCTCTCTTGCCCCTATTCTGCCGGCGGCGCCGCCTCTCTTGCCCCTATTCTGCCGGCGGCGCCGCCTCTCTTGCCCCTATTCTGCCGGCGGCGCCGCCTCTCTTGCCCCTATTCTGCCGGCGGCGCCGCCTCTCTTGCCCCTATTCTGCCGGCGGCGCCGCCTCTCTTGCCCCTATTCTGCCGGCGGCGCCGCCTCTCTTGCCCCTATTCTGCCGGCGGCGCCGCCTCTCTTGCCCCTATTCTGCCGCCGGCGCCGCCTCTCTTGCCTCTTCTACTGGTAAATATTGCACAATATCTATCGGTAAATGCTGACTCATGCAGACCCAGGAGGCGCTGCGCCCAGGAATGTCTGCACAGCGCGGGGTTAATGTTTAACAACTTAAAACAAACGGAGTTGTGGCAGGAGATGTTCCGGATCTTTCTGGGTCCTGAAACTCCTTGAAGCAATGACCTGAGGCCCGTTTACACGTCCCACTTCTGGTGTCTGTCAGTAAGGCACACGTGTGGATCTGGTAAGGAGGGGTCTTCACACTTCAGCGCTGCTGGTTTTGCACCCACACATCTGAGGGGTCACTCATACCGGTGTATGGGGGTGTAACATGTGGGGCAGCCCTGTAACATGCATATGGTAAATCCCTCTAGCTTGTATCGGTGCGTAATACaatatgactggggggggggggttcacacgCATGAAGAGAAATGCCGGTGTGAGCGGCCCAATAGTCAGTGGGCTTCTAGCACCGTGTATGAAAAATCTGCGTGTGATACACAGCCGCCATACGccgcagtcatccgcagtactgAAGTCCAGCATGCAGGCTGCCCGGCTGGAATCTGCTGCGcgcctcctgcatgcggaatccaaccccgtcgcgtgagcccggcctaaaactGGACACAGACGAAGGTCGGCAACAATGGGCTTATTGCTCTACAGGCTCTTGTTTGGATCTAATCTGGTAATTGTGACTTgtcctatttagcctaattagctGCTGGGGAGAGAGGGCTCGTTAACCGCTTGCTCTGTGATTAGCATCTTCTTCCTTCGCTCCCTAATGCACTAGATCATGTAGCTGGTCGTatataccacctctagcctgcTGTATATTTGGTGTACTCTTCTGGTTAACCTCTTCACTCCCACCCCACAGCCGGGTTCATTAAGTCTCCCCTCTCGGAGGTCAGACTGACGGGAGAATCGGTGGCTCTACACTGCGAGGCCGTTGGCCGTCCAATGCCAGAGATACAATGGTGGTTTGAGGCAGACTATAGCAATGAGAGCTTCGCTCAGCTGTGGGATGGAGCCCGAGAAGACCGTGTACAGATGAATGCCACATACGTCTTCCATGCCGCAAGTACCCTCTATCTCTTCAACCTCGACCCGGAAGATTCCGGAACCTATGAGTGCCGTGCCAGCAATGATCCAGACCGCAACCATCTGACGAAGAGCCCTCGCATCAAGTGGATTCGTTCACAGGCCAATGTCATTGTCTTAGACCGTGAGTTGGAAAGCAGATTCTGAAGGAACCCTGTGATGTCCTGAAGACCCGCTCCCCCCAGCCAAGTCTCCCCACTCAGTGTTGTAGTCCTGACTTAGCTGACCGCTTGGTTCCCCTCATGTTGGCTTTGATCCTCAACTCCAAGGCTCCACTCGCACAGCTcttcccatcctcctcctcctcctccataacAGGACTACTGCTGGGTGGAATGCCCTTCATGGACCTCGTTGCCTCCCCCTTAACCCTTTGTCTATTCCCGTTGAGATCCTTACAGCTGGAGTGGCTGCTCTCCTGGCTCCAGGCCATTAATGCTCCCTACAATTGGTCCTATTGGCAGCACTGCCATCTATCCAATCTCCAGATACAACCATATATCTATCGTTGCTGTCCCCGACCTTCAGTGCCACCGACCCTTCTCCCGTCCGCTAGTCTATAGAACCATCCAGCCTCCTGTTCTTCCCGGCTCCTCCAAGTAGTGTGTGATGGTGTTAGTAACTTCCTCGGGGCTCTTGTAGACGGATTGTATCGGCTCTCCACATGTTCAGTGTTAGAAATGTTCATCTCTGTATTTTATACACCAGAATGTTTGTCTCTTATCAATACCTCCTAATTACTAAGTATCGGTGTTGGCGGTGTCTGGTGGACCTAGCCGTGATGCCATGTCTGGACACCATTCTAACCCTAATGTCTCCACAGATCCACGCATTGTAACCAGCTCCCCGGATGCGCCTGGCGGGGAGATACTAACCTGCAACTTGACGGACCCTTCTTTTCAAATTTCTGGTCACCAGTGGCTTAAGGGGGAAAAGATTGTCCAGGAAGACAAGGACGGCTCTCTGGTCACAAGCTACAAGTACGTACCAGTATAGAACGGCCTCTCTGCCGCAGCCTCATCAGACCCTTCTGTCCTGCGGTGGGCTTTGTTCCTCTGGTGggctcacattaaaggggttctccagtagCGTATCAGTGTCCAATAACACAGTGGCACAACTGACCCCCAGAACCCATTTCAGGACTCTGACACAGGCTGATTGGTGAGGGTACTTGGTGTCAGAGCTGATGTCGAGGACCTATCCCTAGAGACGCCCCCGCACGGGTAGAGACGTTTATCCTGATGACCTGGGCAGGAACTTATAAATGTGCATAGACCTTTCTAGGGAAAGATCTTCTTGGCCCCTCGGAGCGCCGCAGCTCTGAAGACGGCTTGTATAATGGAAGATGTTagacctcatgcacatggcatcCAGGCCTGGCGGTGCCCGCACGGGCCTGCTCCTCAGTCTGTACTGTGGACgctccgcacggctcgccattgGATATGCGCAGTATGGATTTTTCTGCAATGTCCGTTGGGGGAAGGGCCACAGAttagatggctttcattgacttttcaatggaatctgtccataaataaagcatgctgtgacttTCTCCTCGGGGGTAACCTGGAATTGGTTCTACTTGTGTGCATGAACACTCACAGCGTGctttgggcggtatttgctgcagaatgcggTGGTGGACGCCCaatccagattctgcaatgcaaatcctcctgtgtgcatgaggccttccAGGGATGACAGCTGGCCACTGCCTGCAGTAACATCCGTGTAACAGAGGGGCGGCGCTTCAAGCTGTCGGAGGAGGTCGTGCCACTGAGCCACCCATGCCCTCCTGAGGGGTTAACTGCTTCCCATGACCTGTCTGCCCCACATGAACGGAGTGAAACAATCTGCTGCTTGTGTTTTTCCCCACGGTTTATTAAATGGCGCACTTGGTATTTCCAGCATTTCGGAGGTGAGCGCCGAGAGCTCCGGACAATATACCTGCAAGTTCCTGAGCGTTCCGGACATCGTGGGACTGATCAATGTGACAGGTGAGGTGCCACAACGCTTCTACTCTAACCTCCTTAATGACGGGGCTTTTGTTAAGTTTTTCCTCCCAGCTTTCATCAGTCGGCGCGGCTTTAAccttttttgcgggacgacttgtatttttcagtggtatttAATGCTTTTAGAAACTTCTAAAAACTTGTAAGtggaatgaatttttttttatcctgtatttggggcatcttgtttctacgggcaCGCACGGCGGCAAACGTGGCaaccgtttttttttcttcaggtcaGTGCAGTTATGACGATGCCACATTTATATAGTCGTGTCTTTTGCTTTGGGGTTTTTCCTTGTTTTCCTTTCTGTATCACTTAATGTTTAAGGAATGACTTTTGCTGCCCTCCTCTGACCGCCATAGTCGTCCTCTGACCGCCATAGTCGTCCTCTGACCGCCATAGTCGTCCTCTGACCGCCATAGTCGTCCTCTGACCGCCATAGTCGTCCTCTGACCGCCATAGTCGTCCTCTGACCGCCATAGTCGTCCTCTGACCGCCATAGTCGTCCTCTGACCGCCATAGTCGTCCTCTGACCGCCATAGTCGTCCTCTGACCGCCATAGTCGTCCTCTGACCGCCATAGTCGTCCTCTGACCGCCATAGTCGTCCTCTGACCGCCATAGTCGTCCTCTGACCGCCATAGTCGTCCTCTGACCGCCATAGTCGTCCTCTGACCGCCATAGTCGTCCTCTGACCGCCATAGTCGTCCTCTGACCGCCATAGTCGTCCTCTGACCGCCATAGTCGTCCTCTGACCGCCATAGTCGTCCTCTGACCGCCATAGTCGTCCTCTGACCGCCATAGTCGTCCTCTGACCGCCATAGTCGTCCTCTGACCGCCATAGTCGTCCTCTGACCGCCATAGTCGTCCTCTGACCGCCATAGTCGTCCTCTGACCGCCATAGTCGTCCTCTGACCGCCATAGTCGTCCTCTGACCGCCATAGTCGTCCTCTCCAGGACTTGATTATAAATATGGGTAACGGGCTTACTTACTCTAAACTCTTAATGGCTtatgttttgtactttttttctaTTGCCCTCATAGGGGATTTGATCTTGCAACCATTTGATCAGTCATTAGGATTGCATTCTACTCTTAGACCATGCCACATGCTTGCGTTGGTAATCAGTCAGCCATGGCAGcactggggttcttcagaaggCCTCAAGCAGCCATTGCAACACAACAGCATCCTGCAATCTCAGCATGTTGGGGTGGTCGGACCCCCGGAATACTAAATGCCTGTCTGAGCGGATAGCTGTCTGATTGGCCGGGACCGCATTATATTAAATACTTCGGCtgccgatcccgctccatataaaTTCCACGACGTGACTGTAAACCCTTCACCCCACAGGAAGGCAAGATGTCCTAAACAGAAGCCGCTACACTTTGGGGCAATACGGACTTGTGTCCAAAGCTTTGTCTGCTACTAAGCGTCCTCCACGCCGTGATGGTCGGGGATCTACCTGCGCCAGCAACTGGCTTTAATAGATTGGGGTCCTAAATGATATTTTGGGTGCAGCGATCAGTAAGCAGATCTCATGGTATTAGATAAACCATAATGCACCTCCGTTACACGATTCCAGGAAGGTCCTGAACGCCCGACCACCGACGCACGGCCCGATATTCTGGAGCTCAGCTTGCAAATCTAACGCTTGATTTCTGACTTTCTTTCTTAGTTCCGCCTCATGTTGTGGCTTATAAGAAGACGGAGCATGCCAATGAGGGGGACACAGGAGTTCTGACTTGTAAGAGTAACTCCTACCCCCTTGTGGAGCAGTGGACGTGGTACCGGTCCTCTGAAGATGGCGGCCTTGAGGtttggaacattgtgtatttCCTATAGAATGCTTGAAGCCATATACTTCATATACCATGATGGCTGCAGGATTACACCAACTACTTGTTCATGATGGGCATATATAAACAGTTGGCTTTACCGGAGTGCTGCAACATTCTTCCAAGGGACTGGATGGCAGTTGATCTTGCTGGCACCCACCACATTTACACGGCCCTGAGTGCTGCTTTAGGATTGTAATCCACCTTTGACAACTTTTATGAGGATGTCAAGTGAAATGAATAGGCTGCCTGTAAACGTAGGAGCTCATAACCTCAGCTGGAAAGGGACCCGAGCGGTCGGCTCTGCTAATGGGGCTCATAGACTGTATCCATCATCCATCTTTATACCAACTCCCTCAATAATTGCCAGTTGCCCATTGGGGGAAATCCTAGGGTTCCGCTTGTCATTAGCAGTCTGTGCCTGAAAGAATGACCTGGTGGGCCCTCTTCCAGGAGTTCAGCCTGACCCCCTGACATGATGTGAATGCCCCTTAGGGACTTCTCAGCGTCCTGTAACCGAGTAGgctggaaagcttgctgtaacatcatgtatctgTTAGCTGGTAAAAGGTTTCCtatctacaggatgacttggcttctcttactgagacaatcacattttgctctgagTAACACGGTACCACCCGTTTTTCCCCTTGTACCCGCCTGTGCCCTGGCCACACTGCCACGGCTGGTCACTTAGTTTCTAATAACAGCTCCTTGTAACTCCATGTCTGTCCTTCAGTGGCTCCTTGTGTATTTTTTACTTTGGCTCATAGACTATTTTCCTACTGTGCTTAGACATAGCCGCACCGAGACCCCCCATGGACAGGATGGAGCTGGGGAAGCGGGTCCACCCTCCTTGCTCCATTGTTGCAGTTCACTGGCTGTGACGCCGGCACAAACTTTGCTTTGTCCGGTTTCCTGGCCTTCAGCGGTTGTCGTGTAATAAAGGAATGTGGTCACATAACTACCTGCAGCAATGTTTCTTGTTCTAGAAGGAAGGTCTCATGTTCAGCTGGACGGGATGTCGGTCAGGCTGACCAGACCGCCATCTTCTGAGACTCCTAGTTGCGTGTTTTTATCTTGTGTTAACACGTCTTCCCCTCTCTAGCCCATAGTGAACGGCACAGACGAGCGCTACAGCATGAAGTCCACCGGAAATAAGACAGAACTTCGCATTCACCAACTAGACATTGAAAAGGATCAGGGCGACTATATCTGCAATGGATCCAATGTGCTGGGCATCACGGGGGCCACGGTTGCCCTTCGTGTTCGCAGTCGTCTCGCAGCTCTGTGGCCTTTCCTTGGTATTGTAGCGGAGGTTCTGATTCTAGTCACAATTATCTTTATCTATGAGAAGAGGAGAAAGCCTGACGAGGTCCCTGAAGGTGAGCCAATGCCTGCAAGGAATGTATCTCGTGCATTATGGATACATTGTCCCTGCAGTGCCGTACATGGCGTTACTGTCCCTAATACACCGGAAGGTTCTGGTCTTGCATCCACTCTTATagcaatgtgttttgttttttcctaccacTTCTGAGCCACAGGAAGGGGCAACTCTTTTGGTAAGACTGTAACTCGATGCTTTGCTTTTTGCATGTAGCACAATTCAGAGATTCAATAGGTCAGATAATACTTGGCTCAGTTTCTGCTCTGCTGTATCAATCATCGCCTGCATGGAGACAAATGCTGTGCTAAACCATTAACGCTTGTTTGTATCTTCCCGCAGATGAAGACGGCGGCTGCGCACCCCTGTAAGTAACTACACTTTGGC
This region of Eleutherodactylus coqui strain aEleCoq1 chromosome 5, aEleCoq1.hap1, whole genome shotgun sequence genomic DNA includes:
- the BSG gene encoding basigin; protein product: MDSRGILAAAAVLLLLGGAECSDPRIVTSSPDAPGGEILTCNLTDPSFQISGHQWLKGEKIVQEDKDGSLVTSYNISEVSAESSGQYTCKFLSVPDIVGLINVTVPPHVVAYKKTEHANEGDTGVLTCKSNSYPLVEQWTWYRSSEDGGLEPIVNGTDERYSMKSTGNKTELRIHQLDIEKDQGDYICNGSNVLGITGATVALRVRSRLAALWPFLGIVAEVLILVTIIFIYEKRRKPDEVPEDEDGGCAPLKSNAGANHETVRQRNSS